A portion of the Plasmodium gaboni strain SY75 chromosome 5, whole genome shotgun sequence genome contains these proteins:
- a CDS encoding subtilisin-like protease 3, with protein MINRHYFIWYIFIFNIINKIYFENIKYINYEVVVRKKKYIERGIGSNFIFTRRYYKNRLLNDVSYINSNKRKDGEDKKKGNIKKYINNKKKKIDNSYNYKNKNIKKNKTKIRKEQSSYLDKRSNININEKEEIKKKIKDIQRKRLIIHFKQDNNILSSRNYKHIFMKILSNCGHIEKLIFINFYLYEFPKYINNEEMILNICLRLLESRRINVEKDTQINHGLQMKSDNKMGDNIKSDNKRGDNKYDNNIYDNNNSKNSKINVACPIKDKTKELPHGSASTSTFTSISTSPYILSLKDKRKYENNKNHIFKINHSNKNKDNNNNYHINSNNNNSNSNHSSAKYQSERLNKKMIGTNILDGYDIIQIEEGMNLSYNYEVNDVNVCIIDTGIDDEHVDLKDNIIEKKEYMKKSDKNYNRNDNNNNNNIYNIDNMLRKRLFLKEKEECCNNNNSNDGHGHGTFIAGIIAGNSPKQKRGIKGISKKAKLIICKALNNNNAGYISDILECFNFCAKKKSKIINASFASTTHYPSLFQALKELQNKDILVISSSGNCSSNSKCKQAFQECNLNIQKLYPAAYSADLNNIISVSNMTQQSNGNIELSSDSCYSPNYVHLAAPGGNIISTFPHNKYAISSGTSFSAAVITGLASLVLSINSHLNSQQVIEIFKNSIVHTKSLESKVKWGGFINVYDLVKLTIDSLPKHNQA; from the coding sequence atGATAAATAGacattattttatttggtatatttttatttttaatataataaacaaaatatattttgaaaatataaaatatataaactaTGAGGTAGTGGTaaggaagaaaaaatatatagaaagGGGTATAGGAAgtaattttatatttacaagAAGATATTATAAGAACCGACTTTTGAATGATGTATCTTATATAAATAgtaataaaagaaaagatggagaggataaaaaaaaaggaaatataaaaaaatatataaataataaaaaaaaaaaaattgataattcttataattataaaaataaaaatattaagaaaaataaaacaaaaataagAAAGGAGCAAAGTTCTTATTTAGATAAAAGGTctaatataaatataaatgaaaaagaagaaataaaaaaaaaaataaaagatatacaaagaaaaagattaattatacattttaaacaagataataatatattaagttcaagaaattataaacatatttttatgaagATCCTTTCGAATTGTGGTCATAttgaaaaattaatttttataaatttttatttatatgaatttcctaaatatataaacaatgAAGAAATGattttaaatatttgtCTTCGCCTATTAGAAAGTCGAAGAATTAACGTTGAGAAGGACACTCAAATAAATCATGGTCTACAAATGAAGagtgataataaaatgggagataatataaagagtgataataaaaggggagataataaatatgacaataatatatatgacaataataatagtaagAATAGTAAGATTAATGTTGCATGTCCAATCAAAGACAAGACGAAGGAGCTACCACATGGATCTGCTTCTACATCTACATTTACATCTATATCCACATCTCCATATATATTGTCACTGAAagataaaagaaaatatgagaataataaaaatcatatatttaaaattaatcatagtaataaaaataaagataataataataattatcatattaatagtaataataataatagtaattCTAATCACAGTTCGGCCAAATATCAAAGCGAAAgattaaataaaaaaatgattgGAACGAATATTTTAGATGGTTATGATATAATACAGATCGAAGAGGGCATGaatttatcatataattatgaagTTAATGATGTTAATGTTTGTATTATTGATACAGGAATAGATGATGAGCATGTAgatttaaaagataatattatagaaaagaaagaatatatgaaaaaaagcgacaaaaattataatagaaatgataataataataataataatatatataatattgataatatgTTACGTAAAagattatttttaaaagaaaaagaagaatgttgtaataataataattctaaTGACGGACATGGGCATGGAACATTTATTGCTGGTATTATTGCAGGCAACTCTCCTAAACAAAAAAGAGGAATTAAAGGTATTAGTAAGAAAGcaaaattaattatatgtaaagctttaaataataataatgcTGGTTATATTAGTGATATATTAGAATGTTTTAATTTCTGTGCTAAgaaaaaatcaaaaataataaatgcTAGTTTTGCTAGTACTACACATTATCCATCTTTATTTCAAGCTTTAAAAGaattacaaaataaagatattcTTGTTATTTCCTCATCTGGAAATTGTTCATCCAATTCAAAATGTAAACAAGCATTTCAAGAATgtaatttaaatatacaaaaattatatcCAGCTGCTTATTCAGCAGAtctaaataatattatctcTGTATCTAATATGACACAACAATCAAATGGAAATATTGAATTATCATCAGATTCTTGTTATAGCCCAAATTATGTACACCTTGCTGCACCTGGAggtaatattatttctacTTTTCCtcataataaatatgcTATAAGTAGTGGTACCTCTTTCTCAGCAGCTGTTATAACAGGTCTCGCTTCCTTAGTCTTATCAATAAATTCTCATTTAAATAGTCAACAAGttatagaaatatttaaaaattctATAGTACATACAAAATCGCTAGAAAGCAAGGTGAAATGGGGCGGGTTCATAAATGTCTACGATCTGGTCAAATTGACAATTGATAGTTTGCCAAAGCACAACCAAgcataa
- a CDS encoding hypothetical protein (conserved Plasmodium protein, unknown function), whose amino-acid sequence MKFFFAFNFFSLYIYLYEFLCIPLCGSQVTPAEPMLNSNSALVNRKINRRKMKNCNNNDLLKVLKMETTYKELPARNLLMSSKNDISQLFDYINKNEELSKLMNSCGTYVYLKYLGVVIFSIKENVHISDLSEFIQYLLNKNVYIEFNQNVML is encoded by the coding sequence atgaagtttttttttgcttttaattttttttccttatatatttacctatatgaatttttatGCATACCCTTGTGTGGGTCCCAAGTGACCCCTGCTGAGCCCATGTTAAACAGTAACTCTGCTTTAGTTAATCGAAAGATCAATAGAagaaaaatgaagaattgtaataataatgatttattaaaagTATTAAAAATGGAAACTACTTATAAAGAATTACCAGCACGTAATTTATTGATGAGTtcaaaaaatgatataagtcaattatttgattatattaataaaaatgaagaattaTCAAAACTTATGAATTCATGTGGAActtatgtatatttaaaatatctcggggttgttattttttcaataaaagaaaatgtgCATATTTCTGATTTAAGTGAATTCATACAATATCtgttaaataaaaatgtgtATATAGAATTTAATCAAAACGTTATGTTGTAG
- a CDS encoding subtilisin-like protease 1 has protein sequence MMLNKRVLALCTFSLHALFIFVCFANDLRVGENKKIQDDAEKIVSELRFLEKVEEVIEKSNIGGNEIDADENSFNPDTAVPIEEIEEIKIRELKNIKEEHNNINSNNIDSNNMNSFDGGDVNIKNTTNGTNIDEKEGYKKKKKLRLIVSENHATTPSFFQESLLEPGVLSFLESKGNLSNLKNINSMIIDLNEDTTDEQLVSYIKILEEKGALIESDKLVSADDIDISGIKDAIRRGDKNIDLNNYKSMLEVENDAEDYDKMFGMFKESQYVTSKRKGYSNNAHENETLSLPSYKRYSKSDYIYEDDNNNHNNINHNNINHNNINNISRSSASSKYHFNDEFRNLQWGLDLSRLDETQDLINEHQVTSTRICVIDSGVDYNHPDLKDNIELNLKELYGRKGFDDDNNGVVDDIYGANFVNNSGNPMDDNYHGTHVAGIIAAIGNNNIGVVGVDVNSKLIICKALDENKLGRLGDMFKCLDYCISRNANMINGSFSFDEYSSIFNASVEYLKRKGILFFVSASNCSHHRSSTPDIKKCDLSINPKYPPILSTIYDNVISVANLKKDYNNNYSLSINSFYSNKYCQIAAPGTNIYSTAPHNSYRKLNGTSMAAPHVAAIASLIYSINPDLSYKRVIQILKESIVYLPSLKNMVAWAGYADINKAVNLAIKSKKTYITSNNPNYWKKKSRYLH, from the coding sequence ATGATGCTAAATAAAAGAGTTCTTGCCCTGTGCACATTTAGCTTACATGcactttttatatttgtatgtTTTGCAAATGATTTAAGAGTAGGagaaaataagaaaatacAAGATGATGCTGAAAAGATTGTTAGTGAGTTAAGATTCTTAGAAAAAGTAGAAGAAGTCATTGAAAAGAGTAACATAGGTGGTAATGAAATTGATGCAGATGAAAATTCTTTTAATCCAGATACTGCGGTTCCTATAGAAGAGatagaagaaataaaaattagggaactaaaaaatataaaggaagaacataataatattaatagtaataatattgatagtaataatatgaatagtTTCGACGGAGGAgatgtaaatataaaaaatacaacAAATGGGACCAATATTGATGAGAAGGAAGgatataaaaagaaaaagaaattaagACTGATTGTAAGTGAGAATCATGCAACAACACCATCGTTTTTTCAAGAATCTCTTTTAGAACCTGGTgttttatcttttttagAAAGTAAAGGTAATTTATCTAActtgaaaaatataaattctATGATTATAGATTTAAATGAAGATACAACAGATGAACAGTTAGTATCTTATATTAAAATACTTGAAGAGAAAGGAGCTTTAATTGAATCAGATAAATTAGTAAGTGCTGATGATATTGATATAAGTGGTATAAAGGATGCTATAAGAAGAGGTGACAAAAATATTGATcttaataattataaaagtATGTTAGAAGTAGAAAATGATGCTGAGGATTATGATAAAATGTTTGGCATGTTTAAGGAATCACAATATGTAACAtcaaaaagaaaaggatATTCAAATAATGCACATGAGAATGAAACATTATCATTACCTTCTTATAAAAGATATTCAAAAAgtgattatatatatgaagatgataataataatcataataatattaatcataataatattaatcataataatattaataatattagtCGTAGTAGTGCATCAAGTAAATATCATTTTAATGATGAATTTCGTAATTTGCAATGGGGTTTAGATTTATCTAGATTAGATGAAACACAAGATTTGATTAATGAACATCAAGTGACAAGTACTCGTATATGTGTAATAGATAGTGGTGTTGATTATAATCATCCAgatttaaaagataatattgaattaaatttaaaagaattatatgGAAGAAAAGGATTTGATGATGATAACAATGGTGTAGTTGATGATATATATGGTGCAAACTTTGTAAATAATTCTGGAAATCCTATGGATGATAATTATCATGGTACTCATGTTGCAGGTATTATAGCTGCTATaggtaataataatataggTGTTGTTGGTGTTGATGTTAATTcaaaattaattatatgtaaagctttagatgaaaataaattagGAAGATTAGGTGATATGTTTAAATGTTTAGATTATTGTATTAGTAGAAATGCAAATATGATAAATGGTAGTTTTTCTTTTGATGAATATAGTAGTATTTTTAATGCTTCTGttgaatatttaaaaagaaaaggtatcttattttttgtatCTGCAAGTAATTGTAGTCATCATAGATCATCAACACCagatattaaaaaatgtgaTTTATCAATTAATCCTAAATATCCACCTATCTTATCTACTATTTATGATAATGTTATATCTGTTGctaatttaaaaaaagattataataataattattcattatcaattaattctttttatagTAATAAATATTGTCAAATAGCTGCACCAGGaactaatatatattctacTGCTCCACATAATTCTTATAGAAAATTAAATGGTACTTCTATGGCTGCTCCTCATGTAGCTGCAATCGCATCACTCATATATTCTATTAATCCTGACTTATCATATAAAAGAGTcatacaaatattaaagGAATCTATCGTATATCTACCTTCcttaaaaaatatggtTGCATGGGCTGGATATGCAGATATAAATAAGGCAGTCAATTTAGCCATCAAATCCAAGAAAACATACATCACTTCTAATAACCCCAACTATTGGAAGAAAAAAAGTAGATATTTGCATTAA
- a CDS encoding hypothetical protein (conserved Plasmodium protein, unknown function) has protein sequence MIYLCKRLLRCTLFVSFLYIHFFRLKENIFCHVKVRHRILESINKDLSSEGDNLHIYQKRNVNVETFIKKKEKKNLSDNNINDKINNNNIIGETKYYRTTNEKKESIFLKFFRSIKNLFTLKSSNNLKKTNINYEHIYEDNEFSKYILENNISIETTKVCLIGSGVDDTTDGLIKKFLLLNDKVNYNMNDKHDNSLSDKINSIISSFKYYSEEIIQEPNEIKKQICNKKKNCKESNLNYENNHDILIGNIIIQGDILKNEKIIINMNRQFVVCKSFGSNNQTNKKINKSTSIQHVIKCLDYCTMEGVQFIYISYNIYEENNKLIEIMKKLREIKIIIETPSKKIKNHMNKNNKNNKNNDIYQYERIPNDEGQKSYSSLNLNVEKIFSIFGLLYADHNRQNEKKNYIYDNEIKILNDKGNKKLNRKDISLFYFSYNTDIYEKVLSDIIDDDHVVVSATFFFNSLVLMHSINLNLSLEKLRRILNKSILKREELRHLSNKTYNLDFMNIFEDSAEERKRSYKIFYLELKNKEHKKLLNDANIKYMYQDNIPVKYKVEEQHVKKETVVDEDIYKKKNKMINKNRNTHMEDEKDTYIKKKESDEYKTYPCKKKKQFLLNDMLNHKPYVSFLDMSYNEDMQKRNYNRYDDKSYIFDQDGYVKDITYEDNYYSDDNDIHIRKKRKFSHDKQVNNDYHIYDESDNTFHSHLDNHTNDENANVYMDTQKDSETRFLYDPFSIIDNRDLDTLEALSELEKKKNNNFSSSNNENSSNIKRRRQGKKKKLKRVIMRSKYDKLVELERRRKGKKKKNISTKRRKIHKNKINNRRNKNRKNNGVEKRRNKQVDRNISSGGANAKISGTHGSPKIKFKR, from the coding sequence atgATATATTTGTGTAAAAGATTATTACGTTGTACATtatttgtttcttttttgtatatacatttttttcgtttgaaagaaaatattttttgtcATGTGAAGGTGAGACATAGAATTCTTGAAAGTATAAATAAGGATTTATCATCAGAAGGTGACaatttacatatttatcAGAAGAGGAATGTAAATGTTGAGacatttattaaaaaaaaagaaaaaaagaatttatcagataataatattaatgataaaataaataataataatataataggagaaacaaaatattatcgtactacaaatgaaaaaaaggaaagtatttttttaaaattttttagATCTATTAAAAATTTGTTTACCCTTAAATCTTCgaataatttaaaaaagacaaatataaattatgaacatatatatgaagaCAATGaattttcaaaatatatattagaaaataatatatccATAGAAACTACCAAAGTGTGTTTAATCGGATCAGGGGTTGATGATACTACTGATGgtttgataaaaaaatttttgttattaaatgataaggtaaattataatatgaatgataaACATGATAATTCTTTGAgtgataaaataaacagtataatttcttcttttaaatattattcagAAGAAATAATTCAAGAACCAAAcgaaataaaaaaacaaatatgtaacaaaaaaaaaaattgtaaaGAATCTAATTTGAACTATGAAAATAATCATGATATACTCATTggtaatattattattcaaggagatatattaaaaaatgaaaaaataattattaacATGAACAGACAATTTGTTGTATGTAAATCGTTTGGAAGTAACAACcaaacaaataaaaaaataaataaatctACATCAATACAACATGTTATTAAGTGTCTAGATTATTGTACAATGGAAGGTGTtcaatttatttatattagttataatatatatgaagaaaataataaattaatagaaattatgaagaaattgagagaaattaaaataataattgaAACACCATccaaaaaaattaagaatcatatgaataaaaataataaaaataataaaaataatgatatatatcaatatgAAAGAATCCCAAATGACGAAGGACAAAAATCATATTCCTCTTTAAATCTAAACGTTGAGAaaattttttcaatttttgGTTTGTTATATGCAGATCATAATAGGCagaatgaaaaaaaaaattatatatatgataatgaaataaaaatattaaatgataaaggaaataaaaaattaaatagAAAAGATATATctctattttatttttcttataatacagatatatatgaaaaagtCCTATCTGATATTATAGATGATGATCACGTTGTTGTATCTGcaacttttttttttaattccTTAGTGCTTATGCATAGTATCAATTTAAATCTGTCTCTAGAAAAATTACGAagaatattaaataaatcaatattaaaaagaGAAGAATTGAGACATTTGTCTAACAAGACATATAACCTTgattttatgaatatatttgaaGATTCTGCAGAAGAAAGAAAACGATCCTACAAGATATTTTACTTGGagttaaaaaataaagaacacaaaaaattattaaatgacgcaaatataaaatatatgtatcaAGATAATATACCCGTCAAATATAAAGTAGAGGAACAACATGTAAAGAAAGAAACAGTTGTGGatgaagatatatataaaaaaaaaaataaaatgataaataaaaatagaaatacACATATGGAAGATGAGAAAGATacatacataaaaaaaaaagaatctgatgaatataaaacTTATCCGtgtaagaaaaaaaaacaattcCTTTTGAATGATATGCTTAATCATAAACCGTATGTCTCTTTTTTGGACATGTCTTATAATGAAGATATgcaaaaaagaaattataacAGATATGATGACAaatcttatatatttgatcAAGATGGATATGTAAAAGACATAACATATGaagataattattatagtgatgataatgatatacatataaggaagaaaagaaaattttcACATGACAAACAGGTCAACAATgattatcatatatatgatgagAGTGATAATACGTTTCATTCACATTTAGATAATCACACAAATGACGAGAATGCAAATGTTTATATGGATACACAAAAGGATTCAGAGACCCgatttttatatgatcCTTTTTCTATCATAGACAATAGGGATCTAGACACACTAGAAGCACTATCCGAgttagaaaaaaaaaaaaataataatttttcttcaaGCAATAATGAGAATTCATcgaatataaaaagaagaaggcaaggaaagaaaaaaaaattgaaaagGGTAATAATGCGCTCTAAATATGATAAGTTAGTCGAGCTAgaaagaagaagaaaaggaaaaaaaaaaaaaaatatatcaacaaaaagaagaaagatacataaaaataaaataaataatagaAGAAATAAGAACAGAAAAAATAATGGGGTGGAAAAAAGGAGAAATAAACAAGTTGACAGAAATATATCAAGTGGTGGTGCGAACGCTAAAATAAGTGGAACCCACGGATCTCCAAAGATAAAATTTAAACGATAA